A section of the Deinococcus taeanensis genome encodes:
- a CDS encoding Cof-type HAD-IIB family hydrolase codes for MSVRLIATDLDGTLLRSDLRVSARTRAALDAARAAGVHVVPVTARQPRGLRLIADAAGFTGWALCGNGAHGVHLSTGETLFEAHVTVGAQRALARALAARVPGLLFVSVRRGGEVFAAQAGYADIAQFEDHKRWPHEMDALPLEDVLAEPSLKFIVRHPALSPAGLLPEVQALKLPGFAVTHSGAPFLEVLAEGVSKAWGLERLCTHLGVARTEVLAFGDAPNDVEMLAWAGRGVAMGNAGAEARAAAGEVTFTNDEDGVAAVIEALLAESLPG; via the coding sequence GTGAGCGTCCGGCTGATTGCCACGGACCTGGACGGCACCCTGCTGCGCAGCGACCTGAGGGTCAGCGCGCGCACCCGGGCGGCACTGGACGCCGCGCGCGCGGCGGGCGTGCACGTGGTGCCGGTCACGGCGCGGCAGCCGCGGGGGTTGCGCCTCATTGCGGACGCGGCGGGATTCACAGGCTGGGCGCTGTGCGGCAACGGCGCGCACGGCGTTCACCTGAGCACCGGGGAGACCCTGTTCGAGGCGCACGTGACCGTCGGGGCGCAGCGGGCGCTGGCGCGGGCCCTGGCGGCGCGCGTACCGGGACTGCTGTTCGTGTCGGTCAGGCGGGGCGGGGAGGTGTTCGCCGCGCAGGCCGGGTACGCGGACATTGCGCAGTTCGAGGATCACAAACGCTGGCCCCACGAGATGGACGCCCTGCCGCTGGAGGACGTGCTGGCCGAGCCGAGCCTGAAGTTCATCGTGCGGCACCCGGCCCTCTCGCCGGCCGGGCTGTTGCCCGAGGTGCAGGCGCTGAAGCTGCCGGGCTTCGCGGTGACGCATTCGGGCGCGCCGTTCCTGGAGGTGCTGGCCGAGGGGGTCAGCAAGGCGTGGGGGCTCGAGCGGCTGTGCACGCACCTGGGGGTCGCCCGGACGGAGGTGCTGGCGTTCGGTGACGCGCCGAACGACGTGGAAATGCTGGCCTGGGCCGGGCGCGGCGTGGCGATGGGGAACGCCGGTGCAGAGGCGCGGGCCGCGGCCGGTGAGGTGACCTTTACGAACGATGAGGACGGCGTGGCGGCCGTCATCGAGGCGCTGCTGGCCGAATCGTTGCCGGGCTGA
- a CDS encoding 4'-phosphopantetheinyl transferase superfamily protein, producing the protein MIVAVGHDLIEISRIRRMLEREGRRAEKLFAPTELAYCARLQDPAPSLAARFAAKEAFQKVWPRPHGWRDVWVERERTPDGPFPFAPPVLGYAPGIAAEMQARGWVAHLTLTHTKEHASAVVVLEARG; encoded by the coding sequence ATGATTGTCGCCGTGGGCCACGACCTGATCGAGATCAGCCGCATCCGGCGCATGCTGGAGCGCGAAGGCAGACGCGCGGAGAAGCTGTTCGCCCCCACCGAACTCGCGTACTGCGCCCGCCTGCAGGACCCTGCCCCGAGCCTCGCGGCGCGCTTTGCGGCGAAAGAAGCGTTTCAGAAGGTCTGGCCGCGCCCGCACGGCTGGCGGGACGTCTGGGTGGAGCGCGAGCGCACCCCGGACGGTCCCTTCCCGTTCGCGCCGCCCGTTCTGGGCTACGCGCCGGGGATTGCCGCGGAGATGCAGGCGCGCGGGTGGGTGGCGCATCTGACCCTCACGCACACCAAGGAGCACGCCTCGGCGGTCGTGGTGCTGGAGGCGCGCGGGTGA
- a CDS encoding HepT-like ribonuclease domain-containing protein has translation MTPAAEPLFPDLRLPTIAAALRDARPLWTALGVTRVRVFGSVARGEAGTNSDIDLLVDFLPNGPRGLLDLMRARDVFEGVLNRRVDVLTEAALRPPLRGEILLDAVDVMQVPDPPPRTHRAKRWRWRVFDLLAAVDRITAFTDGHSLTTFERDEAVRDAVLHNLTRLGETTKFIPQSVQDRAPQIPWALLRDIRNTVAHDYFGIEPALIWHTARVELPAVRPLLQALADAAADDTPGAQAGRS, from the coding sequence GTGACTCCCGCTGCCGAGCCGCTCTTCCCGGACCTGCGCCTGCCCACCATTGCCGCTGCGCTGCGCGACGCGCGGCCCCTGTGGACAGCGCTGGGCGTCACGCGCGTGCGCGTCTTCGGGTCGGTGGCGCGCGGCGAGGCCGGGACGAACAGCGACATAGACCTGCTCGTGGATTTTCTGCCCAACGGGCCACGGGGCCTGCTGGACCTGATGCGCGCCCGCGACGTGTTCGAAGGCGTGCTGAACCGCCGGGTGGACGTGCTGACCGAGGCGGCGCTGCGCCCACCGCTGCGCGGGGAGATTCTGCTTGACGCCGTGGACGTCATGCAGGTGCCGGACCCCCCACCCCGCACGCACCGGGCGAAACGCTGGCGCTGGCGGGTGTTCGACCTGCTGGCCGCGGTGGACCGCATCACGGCGTTCACGGACGGCCACTCACTGACCACCTTCGAGCGGGACGAGGCCGTGCGCGACGCGGTGCTGCACAACCTGACCCGGCTGGGGGAAACCACGAAGTTCATTCCGCAGTCCGTGCAGGACCGCGCGCCGCAGATTCCCTGGGCGCTGCTGCGCGACATCCGCAACACCGTGGCGCACGATTACTTCGGAATCGAGCCGGCGCTCATCTGGCACACCGCGCGGGTGGAACTCCCGGCGGTGCGGCCGCTGTTGCAGGCCCTGGCCGACGCCGCGGCAGACGACACGCCCGGCGCTCAGGCCGGGCGGTCCTGA
- the cax gene encoding calcium/proton exchanger encodes MFMNVLLAFLPISLLLEYVLHAPPLWVFVTAVLAIVPLADWLRKATEHVAVHAGPAIGGLLNVTFGNMAELIIAIFILMSGNVQVVKAQITGSIIGNALLGLGLAIVAAGFARSGARQRFNAANAGQLSAMLFLTVITLTLPAIFDYTEQLPGFATEAGTRANLDERLSIGVAILLIVVYLLNLVYTLVTHKDVFAAPEGEAGHGHGPAKPWSLPVALGVLLGGTALIALESEMLSGALEATASTLGLSEFFLGIIVLAVVGNFAEYLAAVYFARKGQMDLAVNIGLGATIQVALLTAPLLVIIGALLGHPMDLVFSSPLELIAIIAVALIVTSVTKDGETTWFEGVLLLAVYIALALAFFYVTPRGAEEAALLLRALPT; translated from the coding sequence ATGTTCATGAATGTGCTGCTGGCCTTTCTCCCCATCAGCCTGCTGCTGGAGTACGTGCTGCACGCGCCTCCGCTGTGGGTGTTCGTGACGGCGGTCCTGGCGATCGTGCCGCTGGCCGACTGGCTGCGCAAGGCGACCGAGCATGTCGCCGTGCACGCCGGGCCGGCCATCGGCGGGCTGCTGAACGTCACCTTCGGCAACATGGCCGAGCTGATCATCGCAATCTTCATCCTGATGAGTGGGAACGTGCAGGTCGTCAAGGCGCAGATCACCGGGTCGATCATCGGGAACGCGCTGCTGGGCCTGGGCCTGGCGATTGTTGCGGCGGGATTTGCGCGCAGCGGCGCGCGGCAGCGCTTCAACGCCGCGAACGCCGGGCAGCTGTCCGCGATGCTGTTCCTCACGGTCATCACGCTGACCCTCCCGGCGATCTTCGATTACACCGAGCAGCTGCCGGGCTTCGCGACCGAGGCGGGCACGCGCGCCAACCTGGATGAACGCCTGAGCATCGGCGTGGCGATCCTGCTGATCGTGGTGTACCTCCTGAACCTGGTGTACACCCTGGTGACGCACAAGGACGTGTTCGCGGCGCCGGAAGGTGAGGCAGGCCACGGCCACGGTCCGGCGAAACCCTGGTCGCTGCCGGTCGCGCTGGGGGTGCTGCTGGGCGGCACCGCCCTGATCGCCCTGGAATCCGAGATGCTGTCCGGCGCGCTCGAGGCCACCGCGAGCACGCTGGGCCTCAGTGAGTTCTTCCTGGGGATCATCGTGCTCGCGGTGGTGGGGAACTTCGCGGAGTACCTCGCGGCGGTCTACTTCGCCCGCAAGGGCCAGATGGACCTCGCCGTGAACATCGGGCTGGGCGCGACGATTCAGGTGGCGCTGCTTACCGCGCCGCTGCTGGTCATCATCGGGGCGCTGCTGGGCCACCCCATGGACCTGGTGTTCAGCTCACCGCTGGAACTGATTGCCATCATCGCCGTGGCGCTCATCGTGACGAGCGTCACCAAGGACGGCGAAACCACCTGGTTCGAGGGGGTGCTGCTGCTCGCGGTGTACATCGCGCTGGCCCTGGCGTTCTTCTACGTCACGCCGCGCGGTGCGGAGGAAGCGGCGCTGCTGCTGCGCGCGCTGCCCACCTGA
- a CDS encoding aldo/keto reductase, with protein MTSPLFSAPLLPPGAARLGLGLAALGRPGYLNLGHHGDLPGKGVDDLRAQTCAVLDAAYGAGVRYFDAARSYGLAEAFLGGWLRERGPADAVTGSKWGYTYVAGWRADAPTHEVKTHDLPTLTRQWPETLEALGRAPHVYLIHSATPDSGVLEDTAVLARLAELAAAGVRVGLSTSGPRQADTVRRALAAQVNGVNPFRAVQATWNLLDPSAGEALAEAHAAGWTVVVKEGVANGRLSARGLTGRGDVPPELAGAARALGVTPDAVALGAALAHPWADVVLSGAVTPEQLAQNLAALPLRVNAAALTAPLAQPPEQYWQARSALTWT; from the coding sequence ATGACCTCTCCCCTCTTTTCCGCTCCGCTGCTGCCGCCCGGGGCGGCCCGGCTGGGCCTTGGACTGGCCGCGCTGGGCCGCCCGGGGTACCTCAATCTGGGGCACCACGGGGATCTCCCCGGCAAGGGCGTGGACGACCTGCGCGCGCAGACGTGCGCGGTCCTGGACGCCGCGTACGGTGCGGGCGTGCGGTACTTCGACGCGGCGCGCAGCTACGGCCTCGCAGAGGCCTTCCTGGGCGGGTGGCTGCGGGAGCGGGGGCCTGCGGACGCCGTCACCGGCAGCAAGTGGGGGTACACGTACGTGGCCGGGTGGCGCGCCGACGCGCCGACGCACGAGGTGAAAACCCACGACCTCCCGACCCTCACGCGGCAGTGGCCCGAAACCCTGGAGGCGCTGGGCCGCGCTCCGCACGTGTACCTGATTCACTCCGCCACGCCGGACTCCGGGGTGCTGGAGGACACGGCGGTTCTGGCACGCCTCGCGGAGCTTGCGGCCGCAGGCGTGCGGGTGGGCCTGAGCACCAGCGGGCCGCGGCAGGCCGATACCGTGCGCCGGGCACTGGCCGCGCAGGTGAACGGCGTGAATCCGTTCCGGGCGGTGCAGGCCACCTGGAACCTGCTGGACCCCTCGGCAGGAGAGGCGCTTGCGGAGGCGCACGCCGCCGGGTGGACGGTCGTGGTGAAAGAAGGCGTGGCGAATGGCCGCCTGAGTGCGCGCGGCCTGACCGGCCGGGGTGACGTGCCCCCCGAGCTGGCCGGCGCCGCCCGCGCGCTGGGGGTCACGCCGGACGCCGTGGCGCTCGGCGCGGCACTCGCGCACCCCTGGGCCGACGTGGTGCTCAGCGGAGCTGTCACCCCGGAGCAGCTCGCGCAGAACCTCGCGGCGCTGCCCCTGCGCGTGAACGCCGCGGCCCTCACAGCGCCCCTGGCCCAGCCGCCTGAGCAGTACTGGCAGGCCCGCTCGGCCCTCACCTGGACCTGA
- a CDS encoding RidA family protein, whose translation MRQNISSGSPWEGQIGYSRAVKVGQVVHVSGTTATVNGEVVGEGDAAEQTRAALGIIRQALSTAGARLEDVVRTRIYVTDITRWAEVGRAHGEVFGEIRPATTMVQVAALIDPLHLVEIEAEAVIQGG comes from the coding sequence ATGCGGCAGAACATCAGCAGCGGCAGCCCCTGGGAGGGCCAGATCGGGTACTCGCGCGCGGTGAAGGTGGGGCAGGTGGTGCACGTCAGCGGCACGACCGCCACCGTGAACGGCGAGGTGGTCGGTGAGGGCGACGCGGCCGAGCAGACCCGCGCGGCGCTGGGCATCATCCGCCAGGCGCTGAGCACCGCCGGGGCCCGCCTGGAAGACGTGGTCCGCACGCGCATCTACGTGACCGACATCACGCGCTGGGCCGAGGTGGGCCGCGCGCACGGCGAGGTGTTCGGCGAGATCCGCCCGGCCACGACGATGGTGCAGGTGGCCGCGCTGATTGACCCGCTGCACCTGGTGGAGATCGAGGCGGAAGCGGTCATTCAGGGCGGCTGA
- the thiC gene encoding phosphomethylpyrimidine synthase ThiC, whose product MTTLTPPLTTLDPDLTAPFPNSEKVYLTGTLHAGVRVPARRIRQSPTLERVADLTRAVPNPAVLVPDTSGPYTDPHVTVDLRAGLGHARPWLAGDTRLEVQAARHHPALDASGPLPFPRVPRPYRARPGAQITQLQAAQRGEITPEMEFVALREQLRQEAGFDLTHQHPGQSFGAAIPREITPEFVRSEVARGRAVIPANINHPELEPTIIGRNFRVKINANLGTSIVTSSIEEEVGKMIWATRWGADTIMDLSTGRHIHPTREWLIRGSAVPVGTVPIYQALEKVGGVAEDLTWDVYRDTLIEQAEQGVDYMTVHAGVRLAHLPLTARRRTGIVSRGGSILAKWCLSHHQENFLYTHFAEICELLAAYDVTFSLGDGLRPGSIEDANDAAQFAELDTLGELTRVAWAHGVQTMIEGPGHVPMQLIRENMTRQLDTCQEAPFYTLGPLTTDIAPGYDHITSAIGAAQIAWYGTAMLCYVTPREHLGLPDRQDVRDGVIAYRIAAHAADLAKGHPGAQARDNALSRARFEFRWEDQFNLSLDPFKARALHDETLPADAAKTAHFCSMCGPHFCSMKLSQDLRAPEVLAGLEAKAREFRALGGEVYVPRPEVDA is encoded by the coding sequence ATGACCACCCTGACCCCACCCCTGACCACCCTTGATCCTGACCTCACCGCGCCCTTCCCCAACAGCGAGAAGGTCTACCTGACCGGCACCCTGCACGCCGGTGTGCGCGTACCGGCCCGCCGCATCCGGCAGTCACCCACGCTCGAACGCGTGGCCGACCTGACCCGGGCCGTGCCGAACCCGGCCGTGCTGGTGCCGGACACCAGTGGGCCGTACACCGACCCGCACGTGACCGTGGATCTGCGCGCCGGTCTGGGGCACGCCCGCCCCTGGCTGGCCGGGGACACGCGCCTGGAGGTGCAGGCGGCGCGGCACCATCCGGCCCTGGACGCGAGCGGCCCGCTGCCGTTCCCGCGCGTGCCCCGCCCGTACCGCGCCCGACCCGGCGCGCAGATCACGCAGCTGCAGGCCGCGCAGCGGGGGGAGATCACTCCCGAGATGGAATTCGTGGCGCTGCGCGAACAGTTGCGTCAGGAGGCTGGTTTTGACCTGACGCACCAGCACCCCGGGCAGAGTTTCGGTGCGGCCATCCCGCGCGAGATCACGCCGGAGTTCGTGCGCTCGGAAGTCGCGCGCGGGCGCGCCGTGATCCCCGCGAACATCAACCACCCGGAACTGGAACCCACCATCATCGGGCGGAACTTCCGCGTGAAGATCAACGCGAACCTGGGCACCAGCATCGTCACGAGCTCCATTGAGGAGGAGGTCGGGAAGATGATCTGGGCCACCCGCTGGGGTGCAGACACCATCATGGACCTCAGTACCGGCCGGCACATCCACCCCACCCGCGAGTGGCTCATCCGCGGCAGTGCCGTTCCGGTCGGCACCGTTCCGATCTACCAGGCCCTGGAGAAGGTGGGCGGCGTGGCCGAGGACCTCACCTGGGACGTGTACCGCGACACGCTGATCGAGCAGGCCGAGCAGGGCGTGGATTACATGACCGTGCACGCCGGGGTGCGCCTCGCGCACCTGCCGCTGACGGCCCGGCGCCGCACGGGGATCGTGTCGCGTGGCGGCAGCATCCTCGCCAAGTGGTGCCTCTCGCACCACCAGGAGAACTTCCTGTACACGCACTTCGCGGAGATCTGCGAACTGCTCGCCGCGTACGACGTGACCTTCAGTCTCGGGGACGGCCTGCGGCCCGGCAGCATCGAGGATGCCAACGACGCCGCGCAGTTCGCGGAACTGGACACCCTCGGTGAACTCACCCGCGTCGCGTGGGCCCACGGCGTGCAGACCATGATCGAGGGGCCCGGGCACGTGCCCATGCAGCTGATCCGCGAGAACATGACCCGGCAGCTGGACACCTGCCAGGAAGCGCCGTTCTACACCCTGGGGCCACTCACGACCGACATCGCCCCGGGGTACGACCACATCACCTCCGCGATCGGCGCCGCGCAGATCGCGTGGTACGGCACCGCCATGCTCTGCTACGTCACGCCGCGCGAACACCTGGGGCTCCCGGACCGGCAGGACGTCCGCGACGGCGTGATCGCCTACCGCATCGCCGCGCACGCCGCGGACCTCGCCAAGGGCCACCCCGGCGCGCAGGCCCGCGACAACGCCCTGAGCCGGGCGCGGTTCGAGTTCCGCTGGGAAGACCAGTTCAACCTGTCCCTCGACCCGTTCAAGGCCCGCGCCCTGCACGACGAGACCCTGCCGGCCGACGCGGCGAAGACGGCGCACTTCTGCTCCATGTGCGGTCCGCACTTCTGCTCCATGAAACTCAGTCAGGACCTGCGCGCCCCCGAGGTGCTGGCCGGCCTGGAAGCGAAAGCCCGCGAGTTCCGCGCGCTGGGCGGCGAGGTGTACGTGCCCCGGCCGGAAGTGGACGCGTGA
- the thiE gene encoding thiamine phosphate synthase produces the protein MTLGRLYLVATPRPGQPVTDFLARVQAALDGGVDTLQLRCKADTAHGEARAYITLGEQVAALARARGVPFFINDRVDVAAACGADGVHLGQGDLPPAWARTLAPHLLIGRSTHAPAQAQAAVSESPAYLAAGPVHATPTKPGRAPAGLAYVRQVAALRPPLPWYAIGGIDASNIHEVLAAGATRVAVVRAVLDAPDPAVAAQELLGALQAVSA, from the coding sequence GTGACGCTCGGCCGGCTGTACCTCGTCGCCACCCCCCGCCCCGGGCAGCCGGTCACGGACTTCCTGGCGCGCGTGCAGGCCGCGCTCGACGGCGGCGTGGACACCCTGCAGCTGCGCTGCAAGGCCGACACCGCCCACGGAGAGGCCCGGGCGTACATCACGCTGGGCGAGCAGGTCGCCGCACTTGCCCGCGCGCGCGGCGTGCCCTTCTTCATCAACGACCGCGTGGACGTCGCCGCCGCGTGCGGCGCGGACGGCGTGCACCTGGGCCAGGGGGACCTGCCGCCCGCCTGGGCACGCACGCTTGCGCCGCACCTGCTGATCGGCCGCAGCACCCACGCGCCCGCCCAGGCGCAGGCCGCCGTGAGCGAATCGCCCGCCTACCTCGCGGCCGGGCCGGTGCACGCCACGCCCACCAAACCCGGGCGTGCCCCGGCCGGGCTGGCGTACGTGCGGCAGGTCGCGGCGCTGCGCCCCCCACTGCCGTGGTACGCCATCGGCGGCATTGACGCCTCGAACATCCACGAGGTGCTCGCGGCGGGCGCGACCCGCGTGGCCGTGGTGCGCGCCGTCCTGGACGCCCCGGACCCCGCGGTGGCCGCGCAGGAGCTGCTGGGCGCCCTGCAGGCGGTGAGCGCGTGA
- the thiS gene encoding sulfur carrier protein ThiS has product MSAPTLSVNGELHPLRPGLTLLTLLRDLGVDPARVAVAVNNDFYPGARVPDRSLEDHDVIEIVRIIGGG; this is encoded by the coding sequence GTGAGCGCCCCCACGCTCAGCGTGAACGGCGAGCTGCACCCTCTGCGGCCAGGCCTGACCCTGCTGACCCTGCTGCGCGACCTGGGCGTCGACCCGGCGCGCGTGGCGGTCGCCGTGAACAACGACTTCTACCCCGGCGCGCGCGTGCCGGACCGCAGCCTGGAGGACCACGATGTCATTGAAATTGTCCGCATCATCGGCGGAGGCTGA
- a CDS encoding thiazole synthase yields the protein MPADPLTLGGRTFTSRLMTGTGKYTDFGVMREVIAASGAQIVTVAIRRVELNAPGHSGLLDALNWDALQLLPNTAGCRTADEALRVARLARAATGVSWIKLEVIPDARYLLPDPVGTLRAAEALAADGFTVLPYVQADAVLARALEAAGCAAVMPLASPIGSGRGLRAPELLRTVLDGARVPVVVDAGLGVPSDAAQALELGADAVLVNTALAEARDPVGMARAFALGVQAGRAAFLAGRMAPRAHASPSSPVSGVVALPDPEVPV from the coding sequence ATGCCCGCCGACCCGTTGACGCTGGGCGGCCGGACCTTCACGTCACGGCTGATGACCGGCACCGGCAAGTACACCGATTTCGGCGTGATGCGTGAAGTCATCGCCGCGAGTGGCGCGCAGATCGTGACCGTCGCCATCCGGCGCGTGGAACTGAACGCCCCCGGCCACAGCGGCCTGCTCGACGCCCTGAACTGGGACGCCCTGCAGCTCCTGCCGAACACGGCCGGGTGCCGGACGGCCGACGAGGCGCTGCGCGTGGCCCGCCTGGCGCGCGCCGCGACCGGCGTGTCCTGGATCAAGCTGGAGGTCATTCCGGACGCCCGGTACCTGCTGCCCGACCCGGTGGGCACCCTGCGCGCCGCCGAGGCCCTGGCCGCGGACGGTTTCACGGTGCTGCCGTACGTGCAGGCGGACGCCGTGCTCGCACGCGCGCTCGAAGCTGCGGGCTGCGCGGCCGTGATGCCGTTGGCCAGCCCGATCGGGTCCGGCCGGGGCCTGCGCGCTCCGGAACTGCTGCGGACGGTGCTGGACGGCGCGCGCGTGCCGGTCGTGGTGGACGCGGGCCTGGGCGTGCCCAGCGACGCGGCGCAGGCGCTGGAACTCGGCGCGGACGCCGTGCTCGTGAACACCGCCCTGGCCGAAGCCCGCGATCCGGTCGGGATGGCCCGGGCGTTCGCGCTGGGCGTGCAGGCGGGGCGCGCGGCCTTCCTGGCGGGCCGCATGGCGCCGCGGGCGCACGCCAGTCCCAGCAGTCCCGTCTCCGGGGTGGTGGCCCTGCCCGACCCGGAGGTGCCCGTGTGA